The nucleotide window actaaaagagTTTTAGTTCTCTTTAGTAACTTTAGAgttactaaaaataactaaaccgTTTAATAGCTGCTAAAATTTAATAGCAAACACCCCGTTACAATAGTGGAGTACTGGTCCGATAACCAATACAGTGCCTACCGACAATTTCCGCCCCACAGATCAATTCCGAAGCAGTTTCGTGTAGCATTACTTCGTGTCACATTTCTGCAACAATTATTTGCTTGAAGTGTAGCAACCGAGCTTTCAATCCCATTTTCAACAGCTATACACACTGTAGTACTGTACTCTCTTGCACTCTTTGAGGGACTTGATGGTGCTCGTACCTCCTCCTGTACTGCCACTCATCAACCACCACCATTTCCCCAAGAACCATAAACCAGTTGCCCCAATCTTCCTTCACCAACCGCTTGTAATCACCATGGATGATGGCATCGCCAAAGGTAGGGCGAGAAGTAAAGTCACCATCACCAAAGTTCAGCAGACAGAACACACTTTCCAACTCCCAAATCAGAGAAGAGAACACACTTTCCAACTCCCAAATCAGAGAAGAGAACACACTGAAACACAGCAAAAAGATTCTGAGGAACAACGAACAAGAAGCACCTGGCGAAAAGAGTTGTAAAGATCAGACTGCTTGCCATCATATATTCAACGACATGGACatgggaggaggagggaggaacAGTACATCactccgtctctctctctctctctctctctctctctctctctggcttgtTTTGTTTTCTAACACGGCTGGATGAACAAGAACTGAGCTGAAACAGGAGAGAAGCTAGCTACGAGGAGAGAGCACTGGCCGCCTTGGCCCGCCGAATCCCCCCTCTGGTTTTTTTAGTCGTATACACAGAAACAGACTAGCCTTGCTTGAGGTTACACTAGGCACAGCAGCCATGGTGGCAGCAGTAGGAGAAGAAGCGCTCTTCTTCTAGCGGGGCTGGTGGATGGCGCGGCGCGCGGCGCCCGTGGCGCCGGTGTGGTACGCCGGCTTGTCCGCgagcctctggtgctgctgctgggcGCACGGCGACGGCGCGGTGGCGACGGCCCTGGGGGAGCTGAGACTCAGCGCCCTGAGCACGTCGAGGTCGTAGCCGGGCAGCAGCGCCGGCGGCGGATTGGCGACCTGGTGGACGTCGGGCGCGTAGAAGAGGTCGTCGGTGTCGACCATGTCGAGGAGGTCGACGGAATCATCGGGAAGGAGCGCGGCGACATCGAAGTCGTCCGCGCCGGCGGCAAAGGCGTCGGCAGCGGCGTCGTAGGCGGCCTCGTGGAGCTGGTGCTGGCGGAACCAGTGGTCGCGGAACCAGGCGGTGGTCTTGACGAGCTCCCACCACTCGGGCGAGAAGTCCTCCACCTGCCTGTACGCCGCCGGGATGAAGAGCGGCGCGTTCGGGTTGAGCGACGACGACGCCATGGCTGCCACGGTGCTCATCCTCCTCTCAGCTCAGCTTCGATCCTCGATCTGCTGCTCTGCTCTTCTCTCCCTGGAACACAGACAGACAGACACGCTGATCGAGTCAGGTCGAGCTCTTCTCGGCTGTTGGCTCAGATCCGGAACCGCACGGGGATGCCACCCGGTTCGTCAGCGCCACGGATCTGAGACAGCTCGCGCtagcagcagcagccagaagGCAGTAGCTTGCCTTACCTTTTCCTCGCCTGGCGTTGCTTCGCTTCGGACGTGCGGACGGACGAGGGGAAAGGAGAGGAAAGGAAATATCTCGTGCGGACCGCGGTTTCTGGGCGGAAACGGGGTGGTTTCGGGTGGTTTCTGGCTGCCGAGCCCGTGTGCGCCGTGCGGTGGTGCCGCGGTGGAGAGGAGGCGGGTGTTTATAGCCACCCACAGCCAGTCAGCTGCCAGCTGAACTGAAGGGAGAGGAGCCGAGCCGTGCGGGTGTGGTCCGGGCTCGGGTCGGAAGGTCCGAGGCTGGGGGCGGGCTGGTGGATGGTGGGGGCGGGCGGATGATGGATAGCTTGATGGGGACTGCGTCGGCTTGGCCTTTTTCTCGATCAAGCCCTTgattagttcgtgaaatttagaTTTAGGGCTACTATAGCAccttcatttttatttggtaaataatgttcaaacattgactaattaggtttaaaacgttcgtctcgcaatttcccaccaaactgtgtaattagtttttcttttcgtctacatttaatgctctatgcacgagccacaaacattcgatgtgacaggtactgtagcaactttttagatttTAGGATCCAACTAAAGGGCAAATCAGAAAAACGCGGTGTGGCCAGCTAGCTGGCCCGCGTCGGCTGGACGGATTTTCTATGGGCGCCGCGTTGTGTTGTGTGGGTGGTTTGATTGGACTACGAGTAAAAATTATCGGTTCCACCGGCACGGCAAGGCCGCTGGCATCCAGAGAGGAAGGTTCCGTCATTCCCGATAAGGACGAAACCGGGAGGAGAGGGACGCACAACGTGTAAACCGTGGCGCGCCAACAGTCTGTCGTTAAAATAATATACAATTCGACCTACCCTACTGCCCTGAATACCATTGGTTCTTTGGCGTGATGGATATACGATGATTTGATTAAATGTAATGCCAGTTTTTTTTGACAAAAAATGTAATACCAGGGTTGTTGCTCTTCTTATATACTCTCTCCATCCCTAAATGTTAGTCATCACGATTTGCGTGTCGataactttgactcgatttatagaaaatacgtacaacatttctgtctccaaataaatttattaaaaaactagattcaaatatctatctaatgatactaattatatatcataaatattaatatttttaatatatatctagtcaaagttgtttcttggAAAACGAAAATAACAGACATTTAGTGACGGAGGGAGTATGATATAACAGCCTCCGACCAAGTTCTTCAAGAAAAATACATTAATACATTGCACAATATTTTATTTAATAGTTGTGCTGAAAGAGATCCTATTCTTATCAGGGAAAAATGGAAAAAAATGTTTGTTTCGAGGAACATAAATGCTAGATATTCCAAAACAAATAAAGTGGTAGAAATGCCAACTATTTGGAAATGGATACTAGTTTTCTTGAGAGAGAAAAACACGATTCTTCGCCTCTTTGTTTTTGTTTGCTAGAGCCTAGAGGGTGTCATCATCATCGACAGGCCCGACCCTCAGGGGGGGGGCGGGAGGGACGACCGTCCTAGGCCTAGGCCTCCGATGGGCCCTAACCCATGTATGTATACACTAGTAATACATAGACGCTAGTAGCCAGATCCCTGACTCCTCGAATACTGTGATCACGGCGCGCGAGACGTGAGCCTGGAGTCATGCGAGTACGTGACCTTCGGCCTCTCCGTTCCTGCGTGGGCGCATGGCGCGTGGCGGGGCCTGGCGGCGACGTGGCGTCCACTTCCAGCAGAGCATAGCGACAGAGCGGGCGACAAATCACACCTCACAATGGCCCTAATCTCACATCTTACGTGATCCGATCCCTGATTCCCTGAGCAACAATCGGCAGTTCCAGCTGAGGAGGCAGGCGCCAGGCGGTAGCAACCAGCAAGGTAGGGTAGAAATCTGAAATTTAGTTACTAATTGTTTCGATCCCTACTTTATGAAATTATAGTTACTAATTGTTTCAATACCTACATTGTGCATTGAGAAGTGATTGTTAGTTGAGATTGATACTGACACCATCATCGATGACTTCGCATTAAGGAATGTTAGAAGAAATTTTTAAGGTAATTTAATATGTATATAAATTATTTCATATGAATATTGCTTTTGTATTCTGTTAACTGCTTATTAGTAACATtttatatatgtgtgtatatatgcTACTAATGGACAGTTCTAGTACTATTATCATGGTTATATCAGAATGCCCAAAATTTTAGCGTCATTCTAGGTAAAAAAAATATTAGGACCGGCGCTGATCATCGAGCACGCCGCTTGTCTGGACTGAGCCTCTAGAAGCACTCGTCATTCTTAAACGCAAGCTCCTGTCTTTTACCTGAACAAGCGCAACCATGTCGTCGTCTGTCGATGTGTCGAATAGAACAGATCTCTCCTCTCAGCACAGCAAGATATCATGGCTGAATCCCATGACTGCCAAAGATGTGGGTTAGTAGTCTTTGTTATGCAAcgagtttaatttttttttttttttttgcgcctACAACGAGTTTAATTTGACCAAATAAGATCTGGATCAAATTAGtccatccaatcaatcaatatataGTCGAGGACGACGTCTAGCATACGGCGGCATCATCAGGAACCTACAAGATCCAGTGAACCCAACCACGCTAAAGACAAAGATGTCACGATCCTGAAATGGTACCTCGTAATACGCATGTAACTATACTTAACTGCAAATTGGTTCGACGAAACGTCGCACTCTTTTTTTGGTCCTTtattaaaaaaatacaattctcatTTCTATATAAAAAATTACTAATATCTTATAAtaaataagtataattagattaattataaaatatattttttatcatAAATCTGTTTATAGACATGTTGATATTTTTTCATAGGctaaatttaagaaagtttgactagtcGTCTTAGACCTaaaattacattttttttaaTGGAGGGAGTACGTTCTTTCTCTTTAGCTAGTGGGGCGTGGTGACATCCAGAGAAAGTTATTAGGGCAATGCCACTCTGATTTTCTACGCAACGCGTCACCTG belongs to Miscanthus floridulus cultivar M001 chromosome 4, ASM1932011v1, whole genome shotgun sequence and includes:
- the LOC136552865 gene encoding protein EARLY RESPONSIVE TO DEHYDRATION 15-like: MSTVAAMASSSLNPNAPLFIPAAYRQVEDFSPEWWELVKTTAWFRDHWFRQHQLHEAAYDAAADAFAAGADDFDVAALLPDDSVDLLDMVDTDDLFYAPDVHQVANPPPALLPGYDLDVLRALSLSSPRAVATAPSPCAQQQHQRLADKPAYHTGATGAARRAIHQPR